In Methanoculleus sp. SDB, a single genomic region encodes these proteins:
- a CDS encoding metallophosphoesterase, with protein sequence MHFVHIADTHLGHAAFSRVDEDGMNLRERLIYENFLAAIEAVIRQKPDALIHAGDLFDRVRPKTRAYTTVLQALDRLKEADIPLLVVSGNHSMPKTRYTTSPFEVLAYHTAAVHAAYRYRYEYVEVGDTIFHLIPNMLNPADYRDAFDEIHWSSDHANVLVTHGLATLLTDRCLRTVAEHELDSTVLSVEFDYIALGHFHDQRQVADNAWYSGSLEYLTYGEIHDTKGGLCVDTGSHSVSRLPLPHTPMMDLGRISCPDESPEELAAAIVHAVRQVPDDMRYPMCQITLDGITRETLRALGRKDLADAKRRVLDLRFRLISGDSPVPVRNHDLHAVDYVGEFEVFLKKNPPAPKEFDFILTTGQQALRTATARHTEDRDAAP encoded by the coding sequence ATGCACTTTGTCCATATTGCAGACACTCACTTAGGCCACGCGGCATTTTCACGGGTTGACGAAGACGGGATGAATCTTCGGGAACGTCTGATCTATGAAAATTTTCTCGCGGCCATCGAGGCGGTAATCCGGCAGAAACCCGACGCTCTCATCCATGCCGGTGATCTCTTCGACCGTGTCCGTCCCAAGACACGCGCCTACACAACGGTGCTTCAGGCTCTTGACCGTCTGAAAGAGGCGGATATTCCCCTTCTGGTCGTTTCAGGCAATCACAGTATGCCCAAAACCCGCTACACTACCTCCCCCTTTGAAGTACTCGCCTACCATACGGCCGCAGTTCATGCGGCCTACCGGTACCGGTATGAATACGTGGAGGTCGGGGATACGATATTTCATCTCATCCCGAATATGCTCAACCCGGCTGATTATCGTGATGCGTTTGACGAAATACACTGGTCGTCGGATCATGCCAATGTGCTTGTGACGCACGGCCTTGCCACCCTCCTCACGGATCGGTGCCTGAGGACGGTTGCCGAGCATGAACTTGATTCCACCGTTCTTTCTGTGGAATTCGATTACATCGCACTCGGGCATTTTCACGATCAGCGGCAGGTTGCCGATAACGCCTGGTACTCCGGCTCGCTCGAATACCTGACATATGGAGAGATACATGATACGAAAGGGGGTCTTTGCGTGGATACCGGTTCGCATTCCGTGTCCCGCCTTCCCCTGCCGCACACTCCCATGATGGACCTCGGCCGTATCTCCTGTCCGGACGAATCCCCCGAAGAGCTTGCAGCCGCTATTGTTCATGCGGTCCGGCAGGTACCGGACGATATGCGGTACCCGATGTGCCAGATCACGCTTGATGGCATTACGCGCGAAACCCTGAGGGCTCTCGGCCGGAAGGATCTCGCCGATGCGAAGAGGCGGGTGCTGGATCTGCGGTTCCGGCTCATCTCCGGGGATTCACCCGTGCCTGTCAGGAATCACGATCTTCACGCGGTGGATTATGTCGGGGAGTTCGAAGTATTCCTGAAGAAAAACCCTCCTGCCCCAAAGGAATTCGACTTCATCCTGACTACGGGGCAGCAGGCACTGCGCACGGCGACAGCCCGCCACACGGAGGATCGGGATGCTGCTCCATAG
- a CDS encoding O-phospho-L-seryl-tRNA:Cys-tRNA synthase, producing MKCAGDIDTRDVEELFINIDPIQAGGRLTAEAMKAVISYGDGYSVCDNCRKPFRLDYIKKPPIAEFHEDLAEWLSMDTARVVPGARRAFQAVAGTFVEKGDPVILTALSHYTEFVAIEQAGGVVREIPKDPANHITAENAAEKIEEVCREFGRPPSLLFVEHVDYQYGNIHDIRGIARVARQYDVPILLNGAYSVGIMDVNGRDIGVDFVVGSGHKSMAAPAPSGVLATTEEYAGRVFRTTRSQGDVTGRTFGIKEVEMMGCTLMGVTLMGMIASFPAVKERVLHWDDEVKRSRMVTEALGTIEGTAIVSDTPRDHTLTRVNTINSFDIIAQRHKKRGFFLSSELKKRGVTGVIPGSTRVWKYNTYGLTETQARHVAASFTGIAEENGISVN from the coding sequence GTGAAGTGTGCGGGTGATATCGATACGCGCGATGTCGAGGAGCTGTTCATCAACATTGATCCAATTCAGGCAGGCGGGCGGCTGACGGCAGAGGCGATGAAGGCGGTTATCTCCTATGGCGACGGATATTCGGTGTGCGACAACTGCAGGAAGCCATTCAGGCTTGATTATATAAAAAAACCGCCTATTGCCGAATTTCATGAAGACCTTGCAGAATGGCTCTCCATGGATACCGCACGGGTGGTGCCGGGTGCCCGGCGGGCATTTCAGGCAGTTGCCGGCACATTCGTCGAAAAGGGGGATCCCGTTATCCTTACCGCGCTTTCGCACTATACCGAATTTGTCGCGATTGAGCAGGCAGGCGGCGTTGTCCGCGAGATTCCGAAGGATCCGGCAAACCATATCACCGCAGAAAACGCAGCCGAAAAGATCGAGGAAGTCTGCCGGGAATTCGGCAGACCTCCATCCCTGCTGTTCGTCGAACATGTTGATTACCAGTACGGAAATATTCACGACATCAGAGGTATTGCCCGGGTTGCCCGGCAGTATGACGTACCCATACTGCTCAATGGTGCGTACTCCGTCGGTATCATGGACGTGAACGGCAGGGACATCGGTGTCGACTTCGTTGTGGGATCGGGCCATAAAAGCATGGCGGCCCCTGCACCGTCGGGCGTCCTTGCAACCACGGAGGAATATGCCGGCAGGGTATTTCGCACAACCCGGTCACAGGGCGACGTGACCGGACGTACGTTCGGGATAAAAGAAGTGGAGATGATGGGCTGCACGCTCATGGGTGTCACGCTGATGGGAATGATCGCATCATTTCCCGCCGTGAAGGAACGTGTGCTTCACTGGGATGACGAGGTCAAACGGAGCAGGATGGTGACCGAAGCGCTCGGAACCATCGAAGGCACGGCAATCGTCAGCGACACTCCCCGCGATCATACACTGACCCGCGTAAATACAATCAATTCGTTCGACATAATCGCGCAGCGACATAAAAAACGCGGCTTCTTCCTCTCCAGCGAACTGAAAAAACGCGGAGTCACCGGAGTGATCCCCGGATCGACACGAGTCTGGAAATACAACACATACGGACTGACCGAAACGCAGGCACGGCATGTCGCAGCGTCATTTACCGGGATTGCTGAAGAAAACGGAATTTCTGTGAATTAA
- a CDS encoding RNA helicase, translated as MIAGRARFHSAKKIQNIVGYRIPDLVFTGSFLEAVLSAADYNRMDRTLKEQMLNIIHDFLDCRCRHAPLCGCPERKFTKMILEMRETGLDHRQISSYLLEEYGINLYPADILSFLEDSVHELEAIRDVAGLEGKADLRQKAERHIELIER; from the coding sequence TTGATCGCTGGCCGGGCACGGTTCCATTCAGCAAAAAAAATCCAGAATATCGTCGGTTATAGAATACCCGACCTGGTTTTTACGGGATCGTTTCTCGAAGCAGTCCTCTCTGCAGCCGATTATAACCGGATGGACAGGACTCTCAAGGAGCAGATGCTTAATATTATCCATGACTTTCTCGACTGCAGGTGCCGGCATGCCCCCCTGTGCGGCTGCCCTGAGCGCAAATTCACGAAAATGATTCTTGAGATGCGTGAAACGGGACTGGATCACCGCCAGATCAGCTCCTACCTGCTGGAAGAATACGGTATCAATCTCTATCCTGCGGACATTCTCAGTTTTCTGGAGGATTCCGTCCACGAGCTTGAAGCAATCCGGGATGTTGCCGGGCTCGAGGGGAAGGCGGACCTCAGGCAAAAGGCCGAACGACATATTGAACTCATTGAGCGGTGA
- a CDS encoding CMP-N-acetylneuraminic acid synthetase, translating into MAEFTLCGKTVGNGHPVYIIAEACDNHMGSVETAKKMIDGAKRAGADGIKFQHHLPDEEMLPEIPMSDNFEEPLYEFLKKYALSLDDHIELRAYCAVAGIDYLCTPFSYRAAEELKSIGVDFFKIGSGEMTDLASLELISALGNPMLLSTGMCTLDEIRETYHALKAWGAEFAFLNCVSEYPPEYGDMNLGVITLLQKEFPNTVIGHSDHTPDLFTSFAAVALGAKIIEKHIILDKKTPGPDQSVSIDMSDLAELVDGIRKIEAALGSRKRVQEREKQIREWAFRSVVSTRDIPAGTVLSREMLCTKRPGTGIPSKDLPSLVGKKTRNSIGKNTLVKKEDIIW; encoded by the coding sequence ATGGCTGAATTTACACTATGCGGAAAAACTGTCGGAAATGGTCACCCCGTATACATCATCGCAGAGGCCTGCGACAACCATATGGGCAGTGTCGAAACGGCGAAGAAAATGATTGACGGTGCGAAGCGTGCAGGCGCTGACGGGATCAAATTCCAGCACCACCTCCCTGACGAAGAGATGCTGCCCGAGATCCCGATGTCGGACAATTTCGAGGAACCCCTGTACGAATTTCTTAAAAAATACGCACTCTCACTGGACGATCACATCGAACTCAGGGCATACTGCGCGGTGGCAGGAATTGACTATCTCTGCACACCGTTCAGTTACCGGGCAGCAGAAGAGCTGAAATCAATCGGCGTCGATTTTTTTAAGATCGGTTCCGGAGAGATGACGGATCTTGCATCCCTCGAACTCATTTCGGCGCTTGGCAATCCCATGCTCCTTTCAACTGGAATGTGCACGCTGGACGAGATTCGGGAGACGTATCATGCCCTGAAGGCGTGGGGCGCGGAATTCGCATTTCTCAACTGCGTATCGGAATATCCCCCGGAATATGGCGATATGAATCTCGGGGTAATCACCCTTCTGCAGAAAGAATTTCCCAATACAGTAATCGGTCACTCGGATCATACGCCCGATCTCTTCACCTCTTTTGCCGCAGTCGCACTTGGAGCGAAGATTATTGAAAAACATATCATCCTCGATAAAAAAACACCCGGCCCCGACCAGTCCGTTTCAATTGACATGTCAGATCTTGCCGAGCTTGTTGACGGCATTCGCAAAATTGAAGCTGCGCTGGGAAGCCGGAAAAGGGTCCAGGAACGGGAGAAGCAGATCCGCGAGTGGGCGTTTCGAAGTGTCGTCTCAACGCGCGACATTCCGGCTGGAACGGTGCTGTCGAGAGAGATGCTCTGCACGAAACGACCGGGCACCGGAATCCCGTCAAAGGATCTCCCCTCCCTTGTCGGTAAAAAAACAAGGAATTCAATTGGTAAAAATACGCTCGTAAAGAAAGAGGATATCATATGGTAA
- a CDS encoding UDP-N-acetyl-D-glucosamine 2-epimerase, UDP-hydrolysing has protein sequence MVRAQKKRRILVITGSRGEYGYIRPVLKLIEHSGILEPEVLVTNMHLIPEFGNTIAEFEKDGIPVDYRIFMALSGYTNVTMLKSLGVFLLSLGDILENRPPDIILLAGDRGEQLIGAMAGAHMNIPVAHIQAGEVSGNIDGLSRHAIARFTHIHLAPNEDAAQRLIRSGEQEFRVFNVGAPQLDEFLAGHIAKPEEIAEAFSLDLTKGIILVVQHPVTEQADMAAFQMTETMMALAAFNDYQIVIIYPNNDAGSVAIQKCIQNNRHINIRVERSVSREVYGGLLNVASVLVGNSSSGIIEAPSFKLPVVNIGRRQEGRFRGDNVIDVEHHEAETIEKAIRHALSPDFVMSLEKSENPHGDGHSSERIVKILETIPIDEKLLYKKITF, from the coding sequence ATGGTAAGAGCGCAAAAAAAACGGAGAATACTCGTAATAACCGGTTCGCGAGGAGAATATGGCTATATCAGGCCGGTACTGAAGCTCATTGAACATTCCGGGATTCTGGAGCCTGAAGTACTGGTCACGAATATGCACCTTATTCCGGAATTCGGAAATACTATAGCTGAATTTGAAAAAGACGGAATACCTGTTGATTACAGAATTTTCATGGCGCTTTCCGGATATACGAATGTTACGATGCTGAAGTCTCTGGGTGTATTTCTCCTGTCACTCGGCGATATCCTGGAGAACCGGCCTCCGGACATCATACTTCTGGCGGGAGACAGGGGGGAGCAGCTGATTGGGGCAATGGCGGGTGCGCATATGAACATTCCTGTCGCCCATATCCAGGCGGGAGAAGTCTCGGGAAATATTGACGGGCTTTCACGGCATGCCATCGCACGGTTTACCCATATTCATTTGGCTCCCAATGAAGATGCGGCACAACGCCTGATACGGTCGGGTGAGCAGGAATTCCGTGTCTTTAATGTGGGAGCACCACAGCTGGATGAGTTTCTCGCCGGACATATTGCAAAGCCGGAGGAAATCGCCGAAGCATTTTCCCTCGATCTCACCAAAGGGATAATTCTTGTCGTTCAGCACCCGGTAACCGAACAGGCGGATATGGCGGCGTTCCAGATGACAGAAACGATGATGGCGCTGGCCGCGTTTAATGACTACCAGATTGTCATAATTTACCCGAATAATGATGCGGGGAGCGTGGCCATCCAGAAATGCATCCAGAACAACAGACATATCAATATCCGGGTGGAGAGAAGTGTCTCGCGGGAAGTATACGGCGGACTCTTAAATGTCGCTTCAGTTCTTGTCGGGAACTCCTCAAGCGGAATTATTGAGGCTCCGTCCTTTAAACTGCCGGTTGTCAATATCGGGAGAAGGCAGGAAGGAAGATTCAGGGGAGATAACGTCATTGATGTCGAGCATCACGAGGCTGAGACAATCGAAAAAGCCATCAGGCATGCACTCTCACCGGATTTTGTGATGTCCCTTGAAAAATCGGAAAATCCGCATGGTGACGGCCATTCAAGCGAAAGAATTGTAAAAATCCTTGAAACAATTCCGATTGACGAAAAACTTCTATACAAAAAAATTACATTCTGA
- a CDS encoding dTDP-4-dehydrorhamnose 3,5-epimerase — translation MIEGVCITPLRTFLDERGYVRHMIKRTDPTFTEFGEIYFSVIFPHVIKGWHIHRVMELNYAVISGNIKLVLYDSRQDSPTYGELQEIFMGEENYVLVKVPPHVVNGFTAIGNEKAIVANCATIPHDPDEIERIDPFDEEIGYNWGVRHG, via the coding sequence ATGATAGAAGGAGTTTGTATTACACCGCTCAGGACATTTCTCGATGAACGGGGCTATGTGCGCCATATGATTAAACGGACCGATCCGACCTTCACCGAATTTGGCGAGATCTATTTCTCGGTCATTTTCCCGCATGTGATCAAAGGCTGGCATATTCACAGGGTGATGGAACTGAATTACGCGGTTATTTCAGGCAATATCAAACTTGTTCTCTATGATTCGCGGCAGGATTCACCAACATACGGAGAACTGCAGGAAATTTTCATGGGTGAGGAGAATTATGTGCTTGTGAAGGTCCCCCCCCATGTTGTCAACGGATTCACGGCAATTGGCAATGAAAAAGCGATTGTGGCAAACTGTGCGACGATTCCGCATGACCCGGACGAAATCGAGAGAATCGATCCGTTTGATGAAGAAATCGGCTATAACTGGGGTGTCAGGCACGGGTAA
- a CDS encoding sugar dehydratase, translated as MEDMERLRMWKDTRVLVTGATGVVGLNLVNTLEKYGGEVVALVRDWVPRARLLGTWLDGDASVCIVRGELEDFSLMQRILAEYDIEYIFHLGAQTIVHVGNTSPVTTFKANIEGTWNLLEAARIHSVYSDTLRGICVASSDKAYGTSKILPYTEEMPLAGEHPYDVSKSCTDLIAQCYGTTYDLPVCIARMGNIYGPGDLNFNRIIPGTIKAVCEGTRPVIRSDGTPVREYFYVEDAVDAYLTMAEKISAPGVSGEAFNFSSGERHTVLSLVQNILDLMGSEIQPEIMASSRHEIQDQYLSIEKAQTTLRWSPGTNLVEGLHRTIQWYREKVFP; from the coding sequence ATGGAAGATATGGAACGACTGAGAATGTGGAAGGATACGCGTGTGCTCGTGACCGGGGCTACGGGAGTCGTCGGCCTGAATCTCGTCAACACACTGGAAAAATATGGCGGAGAGGTTGTTGCGCTCGTCCGGGACTGGGTCCCGAGGGCACGGCTGCTCGGCACCTGGCTCGACGGCGACGCATCCGTTTGTATCGTACGAGGGGAACTTGAGGATTTCAGCCTGATGCAGCGAATACTTGCCGAGTACGATATCGAGTATATTTTCCACCTTGGTGCACAGACAATCGTTCATGTCGGAAATACTTCGCCGGTAACGACATTCAAGGCAAATATTGAAGGAACATGGAACCTGCTTGAGGCTGCACGGATCCATTCCGTATATTCTGACACCCTACGGGGAATTTGCGTTGCATCGTCTGATAAGGCCTACGGGACAAGTAAAATTCTCCCCTATACCGAAGAGATGCCGCTTGCCGGTGAACATCCCTATGATGTCTCGAAAAGCTGCACCGACTTAATTGCACAGTGTTACGGAACCACGTACGATCTTCCTGTCTGTATCGCCCGGATGGGCAACATTTACGGTCCCGGCGATCTCAACTTCAACAGAATCATTCCCGGAACAATCAAAGCCGTTTGTGAGGGAACGCGTCCCGTAATCAGGAGTGACGGTACGCCGGTGCGGGAGTATTTCTATGTAGAGGATGCCGTGGATGCATACCTCACGATGGCCGAGAAGATCTCCGCTCCGGGAGTCTCCGGCGAAGCATTCAATTTCAGCAGCGGCGAGAGGCATACGGTTCTTTCTCTCGTACAGAATATTCTGGACCTGATGGGATCGGAGATTCAGCCCGAAATCATGGCCTCAAGCCGCCACGAGATCCAGGATCAGTATCTCTCCATAGAGAAGGCACAAACGACGTTGCGCTGGTCGCCCGGTACGAACCTGGTGGAGGGGCTTCACAGGACGATTCAATGGTACAGGGAGAAGGTGTTTCCATGA
- a CDS encoding UDP-N-acetylglucosamine 4,6-dehydratase (inverting) yields MQYFDDKTILITGGTGSFGRAFVESLLKENDPQSVRIYSRGELLQYETERLFPDKRLRFFIGDVRDKERLSRAMNGVDIVIHAAALKHVPICEYNPIEAVKTNINGAINIIDAAIDNNVDRVLGLSTDKAVHPVNLYGATKMVAEKLFVQGNSYSGDERDTKFSCVRYGNVVGSRGSVIPLFLSQKNTGKITITDERMTRFWLTLEEGVRFVQQSIERMTGGEIFVPRIPSMKVTDLARAIVPDAEVEIIGIRPGEKLHEILITEDEARHTKEYDTYYSIEPELKFWGEKTGDGGRPLPEGYRYASNTNTQWLDIDDLNQMVQSLHQ; encoded by the coding sequence ATGCAATATTTCGATGATAAGACGATACTCATCACCGGGGGCACCGGTTCGTTTGGACGGGCGTTTGTGGAAAGCCTTTTAAAAGAGAATGATCCTCAAAGCGTCCGCATTTACTCACGCGGGGAACTGCTCCAATATGAAACAGAGAGACTCTTTCCCGACAAGCGTCTTCGATTCTTCATCGGGGATGTGAGGGATAAGGAGAGACTTTCCCGTGCCATGAACGGGGTTGATATCGTCATACATGCCGCCGCCCTCAAGCATGTACCCATATGCGAATATAATCCGATCGAGGCGGTAAAGACCAATATTAACGGAGCAATAAATATCATCGATGCAGCCATCGATAACAATGTGGATCGGGTCCTTGGCCTGAGCACCGACAAGGCAGTGCATCCCGTCAATCTCTATGGCGCGACAAAAATGGTGGCCGAAAAGCTGTTTGTACAGGGGAATTCATACTCAGGAGATGAAAGAGACACAAAATTTTCCTGTGTCCGGTACGGAAATGTCGTGGGAAGCAGGGGGAGCGTGATACCGCTCTTCCTCTCCCAGAAGAATACCGGGAAGATAACCATTACCGATGAGCGGATGACGCGGTTCTGGCTTACCCTCGAAGAGGGGGTCAGATTCGTGCAGCAGAGCATCGAGCGAATGACAGGAGGAGAGATCTTCGTTCCCCGGATCCCCAGTATGAAGGTGACCGATCTCGCACGTGCCATCGTGCCGGATGCGGAGGTTGAGATCATCGGCATCAGACCCGGGGAGAAACTTCACGAGATACTCATCACCGAGGATGAGGCCCGGCACACCAAGGAGTACGACACCTATTACTCGATTGAGCCCGAGCTGAAGTTCTGGGGGGAGAAGACCGGAGATGGCGGGAGGCCGTTGCCGGAAGGATACCGGTATGCAAGCAACACCAACACCCAATGGCTTGATATCGATGATCTTAATCAGATGGTACAATCACTCCACCAGTAA
- a CDS encoding UDP-4-amino-4,6-dideoxy-N-acetyl-beta-L-altrosamine transaminase: protein MKQIPYGRQDINQADIDAVVGILRSDLITQGPAVPRFEKAVASRVRARHAVAVNSGTSALHIACRVLGLKPGGMLWTSPVTFVASANCGLYCGAYVDFVDIDPLTYNISVEALERKLITAEEDGQMPDVVVPVHLCGQSCDMERIHDLSECYGFAIIEDASHAIGGRYKGMHIGNCRYSNITVFSFHPVKIITTGEGGMALTNDDTLAEHMALLRSHGITRDPAKMTHESEGPWYYQQIELGYNYRLTDLQAALGISQMTRLDTYVTRRHELADRYNRLLADLPITTPWQHPDCYSSFHLYVIRLKREKITKSHREVFESMRDEGIGVNLHYIPVHTQPLYQRMGFEQGDFPEAERYYTEAISLPIYPAMTEQQQDLVVDAIRRAVRE, encoded by the coding sequence ATGAAACAGATTCCATATGGACGACAGGATATCAATCAAGCCGATATCGACGCGGTCGTTGGTATTTTGCGCTCAGATCTCATCACCCAGGGTCCTGCTGTACCCCGTTTCGAGAAAGCTGTAGCATCCAGGGTCCGGGCCAGACACGCAGTTGCCGTGAACAGCGGTACGTCGGCCCTGCATATCGCCTGCAGGGTTCTCGGATTAAAGCCCGGCGGAATGTTGTGGACAAGCCCCGTCACCTTCGTCGCTTCCGCCAACTGCGGCCTCTATTGCGGGGCTTACGTGGATTTCGTCGACATTGATCCTCTCACATACAACATCTCCGTCGAGGCACTTGAGAGAAAACTGATCACAGCAGAAGAAGATGGGCAAATGCCTGATGTGGTGGTACCCGTTCATCTGTGCGGCCAGTCCTGCGACATGGAAAGAATACATGATCTCTCGGAATGCTACGGATTTGCGATCATCGAAGACGCTTCACACGCAATCGGCGGCCGATATAAAGGAATGCACATTGGAAACTGCCGCTACAGCAATATCACTGTTTTCAGCTTTCATCCGGTGAAAATTATCACGACAGGCGAGGGTGGAATGGCATTGACAAACGACGACACGCTTGCAGAACATATGGCATTGCTGCGTAGCCATGGCATCACACGCGATCCGGCGAAGATGACGCATGAATCCGAAGGCCCGTGGTACTACCAGCAGATAGAACTGGGCTACAACTACCGCCTGACGGATCTGCAGGCGGCACTTGGTATCAGCCAGATGACGCGGCTCGATACATATGTGACCCGCCGTCATGAACTGGCGGATCGTTACAATCGCCTTCTTGCTGATCTGCCGATCACGACACCATGGCAGCATCCGGATTGTTATTCAAGCTTCCATCTCTACGTCATCCGCCTGAAGCGGGAAAAAATTACGAAAAGCCATCGGGAGGTGTTTGAGTCAATGCGTGACGAGGGCATCGGGGTAAATCTTCATTATATCCCTGTGCACACTCAGCCCCTGTATCAACGGATGGGATTTGAACAGGGCGATTTTCCCGAAGCCGAACGATATTACACGGAAGCAATCAGCCTGCCGATATATCCGGCAATGACGGAACAGCAACAGGATCTGGTGGTGGATGCAATCCGCCGGGCGGTACGTGAATGA
- a CDS encoding pseudaminic acid cytidylyltransferase, translating to MRLAVIPARGGSKRIPRKNIRDFCGKPIIAWSIEAALDSGCFDRVIVSTDDAEIADVARQWGAEVPFIRPAELSTDYSGTLSVIRHAVVWFAERGIDFGQICCIYATAPFVSVDDIRRGLEILTTGGSEYAFSVTSFPFPIQRAVKITKDGRLEMFQPEHFATRSQDLEEAYHDAGQFYWGVSDAWREEKPLFSHIAAPVILPRHRVQDIDTPEDWVRAELMFELLHKLQD from the coding sequence ATGAGACTGGCAGTCATTCCCGCCCGTGGCGGCAGTAAAAGAATTCCCCGAAAAAACATCAGGGATTTCTGCGGTAAGCCGATCATCGCCTGGTCGATTGAAGCCGCACTGGACAGCGGGTGCTTTGACCGGGTTATCGTTTCTACGGATGACGCTGAAATCGCCGACGTTGCCCGTCAATGGGGGGCGGAGGTGCCATTCATCCGCCCGGCAGAACTATCGACTGACTATTCGGGCACACTTTCGGTAATCCGTCATGCCGTTGTATGGTTCGCAGAGCGAGGCATTGACTTCGGACAGATATGCTGCATCTATGCTACGGCGCCATTTGTATCTGTTGATGACATCAGGCGCGGTCTGGAAATCCTCACCACCGGCGGCAGCGAATATGCATTTTCAGTAACCAGCTTCCCTTTTCCAATCCAGCGTGCCGTGAAGATCACAAAAGACGGGCGCCTGGAAATGTTCCAGCCCGAACATTTTGCCACCCGCTCCCAGGATCTGGAAGAGGCATATCACGACGCCGGTCAGTTTTACTGGGGTGTTTCTGATGCATGGAGAGAGGAAAAGCCTCTTTTCTCACACATAGCCGCTCCTGTAATTCTCCCCCGCCACCGGGTTCAGGACATCGACACCCCGGAGGACTGGGTGCGGGCCGAGTTAATGTTCGAATTGTTACACAAGCTGCAGGATTGA